Proteins encoded by one window of Anguilla rostrata isolate EN2019 chromosome 9, ASM1855537v3, whole genome shotgun sequence:
- the fdxacb1 gene encoding ferredoxin-fold anticodon-binding domain-containing protein 1: MTTRRKVLLVGEGNFSFSAALCQTAEDRVRVTATCLQSEEVARRQDSAEENLQRLKECGAEVYFHVDCTRLTECETLSQQLFDCIIFNFPHCGRKSGVKKNRSLLAKFFHSCVQVLTQSGEVHVALCNGQGGTPVDKPIREWHNSWQAVAMAAEAGLILSDICPFDRDKYQSYKCSGYRSQDKGFHVEGALTHTFTRSLPYTALQRVKMEALLGRETVLFEIPEELSEYVNRDFLRPQSRHPVRIVQEQLLRELQSDGPVHALEVKWPKLFRNSPERLGACGPEVAPSEVYWIRPTGTRALGEEDAGAEEDRGSNSGQDGAARGYGLRPSLLTHVQELARREDFRPGVLHAMSGLVFRRAPVSRCGGSGAPAFHQLLLAGAFPDEPRPLLHLQGRLEALLAPYGFSFKEEEEEGGAVSQVLVHSKGPTRAGRLAALPPLEGEGPKGAGLCVATLSLDLLALQLFSVPDWRLLWSPDPRFLAHFLPESPGPFRSFSLYPPAYTHDISFWVEPDSFDELEFHALVRRVSAGAVREVALVDRFRHPHMGHASLCYRLTYQSSDRALSRSQALGMQLKLRQLLPLQLQVTLR, translated from the exons ATGACAACTCGACGGAAAGTTCTCCTGGTCGGCGAGGGTAACTTTTCGTTCTCAGCCGCCCTGTGCCAGACTGCCGAGGACCGTGTGAGAGTGACGGCCACCTGcctgcagtctgaagaggttgCAAGACGGCAGGACAGCGCGGAGGAGAATTTACAGCGTCTCAAAGAGTGCG GAGCTGAGGTGTACTTCCATGTGGACTGCACACGTCTGACAGAGTGTGAGACGCTGTCCCAGCAGCTGTTTGACTGCATCATCTTTAATTTCCCTCACTGTGGTCGTAAGAGTGGGGTGAAGAAAAATCGCAGCCTGTTGGCAAAGTTCTTTCACAG CTGTGTGCAAGTACTGACACAGAGCGGCGAGGTCCATGTGGCACTGTGTAATGGGCAAGGGGGCACACCAGTGGACAAGCCCATAAGGGAGTGGCACAATAGCTGGCaggctgttgccatggcagctgAGGCGGGGCTTATCCTGAGTGACATCTGCCCTTTTGATCGGGACAAGTACCAGAGCTACAAGTGTTCAGGTTACAG GAGCCAGGACAAAGGCTTCCATGTGGAAggcgcactcacgcacacgttCACGCGCAGTCTCCCTTACACCGCGCTGCAGCGAGTCAAAATGGAGGCGCTGCTGGGGCGGGAGACCGTCCTCTTCGAGATTCCAGAAGAGCTGAGCGAATATGTGAACAG GGACTTCCTGCGTCCGCAGTCGCGCCACCCAGTGCGGATAGTTCAGGAGCAGCTGCTGAGGGAGCTGCAGTCCGATGGGCCGGTGCACGCGCTGGAGGTCAAGTGGCCCAAGCTCTTCCGAAACTCCCCGGAGAGGCTGGGGGCCTGCGGGCCCGAGGTGGCCCCCTCGGAGGTCTACTGGATCCGCCCCACGGGGACCCGCGCACTGGGCGAGGAGGACGCTGGCGCCGAAGAGGACCGCGGCTCCAACAGCGGCCAGGACGGGGCTGCCCGGGGCTACGGGCTCCGCCCGTCCCTGCTGACGCACGTCCAGGAGCTGGCGCGGCGCGAGGACTTCCGGCCCGGGGTGCTACACGCCATGAGCGGCCTGGTGTTCCGCAGGGCGCCCGTCTCCCGATGCGGGGGCAGCGGCGCTCCCGCCTTCCACCAGCTGCTCCTCGCGGGGGCCTTCCCCGACGAGCCCCGGCCCCTACTGCATCTCCAGGGCCGCCTGGAGGCCCTGCTGGCCCCGTACGGCTTCTCCtttaaggaggaggaggaggagggaggcgcAGTGAGTCAGGTGTTGGTGCATTCGAAGGGCCCCACCAGAGCGGGACGCCTGGCCGCTCTGCCCCCCCTGGAGGGCGAGGGCCCAAAGGGTGCGGGGCTGTGCGTGGCCACGCTCAGCCTGGACCTGCTGGCTCTGCAGCTCTTCTCCGTGCCTGACTGGCGTCTGCTGTGGAGCCCCGACCCGCGCTTCCTGGCTCACTTCCTCCCCGAGTCGCCCGGGCCCTTCCGGAGCTTCTCCCTGTACCCGCCGGCCTACACACACGACATCAGCTTCTGGGTGGAGCCCGACAGCTTCGACGAGCTGGAATTTCACGCCCTGGTGCGGCGGGTGTCGGCGGGCGCCGTCAGGGAGGTGGCGCTAGTGGATCGCTTCCGGCACCCCCACATGGGCCACGCCAGCCTCTGCTACCGTCTGACCTACCAGTCCTCAGACCGCGCCCTCTCGCGCAGCCAAGCTCTGGGCATGCAGCTAAAGCTAcgccagctcctccccctgcagctTCAGGTCACactgaggtag
- the alg9 gene encoding alpha-1,2-mannosyltransferase ALG9 isoform X1 gives MATRGTRQRNRRGSKQDANNVNSNIASDTRITKDEKGIEDNKTPEIRNDLYPDKHVIPFTQPLSYRRTSSKAGQVWAPEGSTAFKCLVSARFCAALLSNISDCDETFNYWEPTHYLLYGKGMQTWEYSPAYAIRSYAYLWLHALPACFHAKILQTNKVLVFYFLRCVLAFTCCVCELYFYKAACKKFGLHVGRLMLAFLVLSAGMFCSSAAFLPSTFCMYSTIVAMTGWFQDMPSLAILGVAAGAIVGWPFSVLLGLPIAFDLLLLKRRWKSFITWTLVSLLLFLAPVVAVDSYYYGKLVIAPLNIILYNVFTPHGPDLYGTEPWQYYFVNGFLNFNVVFVLALLSLPLTALMEALLQRFNVQNLGRPYWLTLSPMYLWMLVFFTRPHKEERFLFPIYPLICLCGAVALSSLQKCYHFLFQRYRLEHYTISSNWLALGSVLLFAVLSLSRSVALFRGYHAPLDLYPEFHRIAKDPTIHTVPEGRPVTVCVGKEWHRFPSSFLLPNNWQLQFIASEFRGQLPKPYGPGPLATRALPSHMNDQNMEEPSRYVDIKHCHYLVDLDTETEAPREPRYAANKEEWSIVAYKPFLDAARSSRLLRAFFVPFLSEQYTTYNSYVILKPRRPKQARKRTQP, from the exons ATGGCGACGAGGGGAACCCGGCAGCGGAACAGACGAGGAAGCAAACAAGACGCAAATAACGTGAATTCCAACATTGCAAGTGATACCCGTATAACCAAAGACGAAAAAGGGATCGAAGACAATAAAACTCCAGAAATACGGAATGA TTTGTACCCAGATAAGCATGTGATCCCCTTCACCCAGCCTTTATCCTATCGTAGGACCTCCAGCAAGGCAGGCCAGGTATGGGCACCCGAGGGCTCCACTGCTTTCAAGTGCCTGGTGTCAGCCCGCTTCTGTGCTGCCTTGCTCAGTAACATCTCCGATTGTGACGAGACCTTCAACTACTGGGAGCCT ACACATTACCTGCTGTATGGCAAAGGGATGCAGACGTGGGAGTACTCCCCGGCTTACGCCATCCGGTCTTACGCCTACCTGTGGCTGCACGCCCTGCCCGCCTGCTTTCACGCCAAGATACTGCAGACCAACAAG GTCCTGGTGTTCTACTTCCTGCGCTGTGTGCTGGCGTTCACCTGCTGCGTCTGTGAGCTCTACTTCTACAA AGCCGCGTGTAAGAAGTTTGGTCTCCACGTAGGACGGCTGATGCTGGCCTTCCTTGTCCTGAGTGCCGGAATGTTCTGCTCCTCTGCAG CCTTCCTGCCCAGCACTTTCTGCATGTACAGCACGATCGTGGCTATGACAGGCTGGTTTCAGGACATGCCCAGTTTGGCCATCCTAGGCGTGGCAGCAGGGGCCATCGTGGGCTGGCCCTTCAGTGTCCTTTTGGG GTTGCCCATTGCCTTtgacctgctgctgctgaaacgCAGATGGAAGAGCTTCATTACCTGGACTCTGGTGTCCCTGCTTCTGTTCCTG GCCCCTGTGGTGGCAGTGGACAGCTATTACTATGGAAAGCTGGTGATCGCTCCCCTCAACATCATCCTGTACAACGTGTTCACTCCGCATGGCCCCGATCTCTACG GCACAGAGCCCTGGCAGTACTACTTTGTGAACGGTTTCCTGAACTTTAACGTGGTGTTCGTGCtggccctgctctccctgcctctcactgCGCTGATGGAAGCCCTGCTTCAGAGGTTTAATG TGCAGAACCTGGGCCGGCCCTACtggctcactctctctcccatgtACCTGTGGATGCTGGTGTTCTTCACGAGGCCCCACAAAGAGGAGCGCTTCCTCTTCCCCATCTACCCCCTCATCTGCCTGTGCGGGGCTGTGGCCCTGTCATCACTGCAG aaatgctaccacttcctgttccagcGCTACCGTTTGGAGCACTACACAATCTCCTCCAACTGGCTGGCCCtggggtctgtgctgctgtttgcgGTTCTGTCGCTGTCTCGATCCGTGGCTCTTTTCAGAG gCTACCATGCCCCTCTGGACCTGTATCCTGAGTTTCACCGCATCGCCAAGGACCCTACCATTCACACCGTTCCAGAGGGGAGGCCGGTCACCGTGTGCGTGGGCAAGGAGTGGCACCGATTCCCCAGCAGCTTCCTGCTGCCCAACAA ctggcaGCTCCAGTTTATTGCGTCTGAATTTCGGGGGCAGCTCCCCAAGCCCTACGGCCCGGGCCCCCTGGCCACGCGGGCCCTCCCCTCCCACATGAATGACCAGAACATGGAGGAGCCGTCCAGATAC GTGGATATCAAGCACTGCCACTACCTGGTGGACCTGGACACTGAGACGGAGGCCCCTCGCGAGCCGCGCTATGCCGCCAACAAGGAGGAGTGGAGCATCGTGGCCTACAAGCCCTTCCTGGACGCTGCCAG GTCTTCTCGCTTGCTCCGGGCGTTCTTTGTCCCGTTCCTGTCGGAGCAGTACACCACTTACAACAGCTACGTCATCCTCAAACCCCGCCGGCCCAAGCAAGCCAGGAAACGGACAcagccctga
- the si:dkey-71l1.1 gene encoding mitochondrial import receptor subunit TOM40B, translated as MGSVLALSSRPGRQNSPFPQDRPHSRWDRRDGRLPNPGSFDELHRKCKDVFPQQTEGVKLIVNKTLSSFFKVSHTFHLSAVAPSNYRFHVSYLQSDTDSKEVDSPMLIGEMDSSGSLNAHSLFHLSERIRAKAVFQTQQSQFVTWQFETEYRGRDFTAAVTLANPDILRESVIMVAHFLQSVSSQLVLGGELVYHRGRSEEGGILTLAGQYSGPNWVATLNAGKGGAHASYYHRANKQIQVGVEFEASTRTQETTFSFGYQMDLPEANMVFRGMLDSRCIIGGVLEKRLSPLPATLIMGAFVNHRGDKLQCGLGVNVG; from the exons ATGGGCAGTGTGCTGGCCTTGTCTTCTCGCCCAGGGCGTCAGAACTCACCTTTCCCCCAGGACAGGCCCCACTCCCGATGGGATAGGAGGGATGGTCGCCTTCCAAACCCCGGGAGCTTTGACGAGCTGCACCGTAAATGTAAAG aTGTCTTTCCACAGCAGACAGAAGGAGTCAAACTAATTGTGAACAAGACTCTCAGTAGTTTCTTTAAG GTCAGCCACACTTTTCATCTAAGTGCCGTGGCACCATCAAATTATCGCTTCCATGTCTCTTACCTGCAGTCGGACACTGACAGTAAAGAAGTG GACTCCCCCATGCTGATTGGTGAAATGGATTCCTCGGGCAGTTTGAACGCACACTCCTTGTTTCACCTGAGTGAACGAATCAGAGCCAAGGCTGTCTTCCAG acTCAGCAGTCCCAGTTTGTGACCTGGCAGTTCGAGACAGAGTACAGAGGGCGGGACTTCACTGCGGCCGTCACTCTGGCAAATCCGGACATCCTCAGAGAATCTG TGATCATGGTGGCACACTTCCTGCAGAGTGTGTCCTCACAGCTGGTCCTGGGAGGGGAGCTGGTATACCACCGCGGTCGTTCTGAAGAAGGTGGCATTCTCACACTGGCTGGCCAGTATTCAG GGCCAAACTGGGTGGCAACACTGAATGCAGGTAAAGGAGGTGCACATGCCAGCTACTACCACCGAGCCAATAAACAG ATTCAGGTGGGGGTGGAATTTGAGGCGAGCACCAGAACTCAGGAGACCACGTTCTCCTTTGGCTACCAGATGGATCTTCCTGAAGCCAACATGGTCTTCAGAG GGATGCTGGACAGCCGGTGCATCATCGGCGGCGTCCTGGAGAAGCGGCTGTCCCCACTGCCCGCCACCTTAATCATGGGAGCCTTCGTTAATCACCGTGGAGACAAGCTGCAGTGCGGGCTGGGGGTGAACGTCGGGTAG
- the alg9 gene encoding alpha-1,2-mannosyltransferase ALG9 isoform X2, with protein sequence MATRGTRQRNRRGSKQDANNVNSNIASDTRITKDEKGIEDNKTPEIRNETSSKAGQVWAPEGSTAFKCLVSARFCAALLSNISDCDETFNYWEPTHYLLYGKGMQTWEYSPAYAIRSYAYLWLHALPACFHAKILQTNKVLVFYFLRCVLAFTCCVCELYFYKAACKKFGLHVGRLMLAFLVLSAGMFCSSAAFLPSTFCMYSTIVAMTGWFQDMPSLAILGVAAGAIVGWPFSVLLGLPIAFDLLLLKRRWKSFITWTLVSLLLFLAPVVAVDSYYYGKLVIAPLNIILYNVFTPHGPDLYGTEPWQYYFVNGFLNFNVVFVLALLSLPLTALMEALLQRFNVQNLGRPYWLTLSPMYLWMLVFFTRPHKEERFLFPIYPLICLCGAVALSSLQKCYHFLFQRYRLEHYTISSNWLALGSVLLFAVLSLSRSVALFRGYHAPLDLYPEFHRIAKDPTIHTVPEGRPVTVCVGKEWHRFPSSFLLPNNWQLQFIASEFRGQLPKPYGPGPLATRALPSHMNDQNMEEPSRYVDIKHCHYLVDLDTETEAPREPRYAANKEEWSIVAYKPFLDAARSSRLLRAFFVPFLSEQYTTYNSYVILKPRRPKQARKRTQP encoded by the exons ATGGCGACGAGGGGAACCCGGCAGCGGAACAGACGAGGAAGCAAACAAGACGCAAATAACGTGAATTCCAACATTGCAAGTGATACCCGTATAACCAAAGACGAAAAAGGGATCGAAGACAATAAAACTCCAGAAATACGGAATGA GACCTCCAGCAAGGCAGGCCAGGTATGGGCACCCGAGGGCTCCACTGCTTTCAAGTGCCTGGTGTCAGCCCGCTTCTGTGCTGCCTTGCTCAGTAACATCTCCGATTGTGACGAGACCTTCAACTACTGGGAGCCT ACACATTACCTGCTGTATGGCAAAGGGATGCAGACGTGGGAGTACTCCCCGGCTTACGCCATCCGGTCTTACGCCTACCTGTGGCTGCACGCCCTGCCCGCCTGCTTTCACGCCAAGATACTGCAGACCAACAAG GTCCTGGTGTTCTACTTCCTGCGCTGTGTGCTGGCGTTCACCTGCTGCGTCTGTGAGCTCTACTTCTACAA AGCCGCGTGTAAGAAGTTTGGTCTCCACGTAGGACGGCTGATGCTGGCCTTCCTTGTCCTGAGTGCCGGAATGTTCTGCTCCTCTGCAG CCTTCCTGCCCAGCACTTTCTGCATGTACAGCACGATCGTGGCTATGACAGGCTGGTTTCAGGACATGCCCAGTTTGGCCATCCTAGGCGTGGCAGCAGGGGCCATCGTGGGCTGGCCCTTCAGTGTCCTTTTGGG GTTGCCCATTGCCTTtgacctgctgctgctgaaacgCAGATGGAAGAGCTTCATTACCTGGACTCTGGTGTCCCTGCTTCTGTTCCTG GCCCCTGTGGTGGCAGTGGACAGCTATTACTATGGAAAGCTGGTGATCGCTCCCCTCAACATCATCCTGTACAACGTGTTCACTCCGCATGGCCCCGATCTCTACG GCACAGAGCCCTGGCAGTACTACTTTGTGAACGGTTTCCTGAACTTTAACGTGGTGTTCGTGCtggccctgctctccctgcctctcactgCGCTGATGGAAGCCCTGCTTCAGAGGTTTAATG TGCAGAACCTGGGCCGGCCCTACtggctcactctctctcccatgtACCTGTGGATGCTGGTGTTCTTCACGAGGCCCCACAAAGAGGAGCGCTTCCTCTTCCCCATCTACCCCCTCATCTGCCTGTGCGGGGCTGTGGCCCTGTCATCACTGCAG aaatgctaccacttcctgttccagcGCTACCGTTTGGAGCACTACACAATCTCCTCCAACTGGCTGGCCCtggggtctgtgctgctgtttgcgGTTCTGTCGCTGTCTCGATCCGTGGCTCTTTTCAGAG gCTACCATGCCCCTCTGGACCTGTATCCTGAGTTTCACCGCATCGCCAAGGACCCTACCATTCACACCGTTCCAGAGGGGAGGCCGGTCACCGTGTGCGTGGGCAAGGAGTGGCACCGATTCCCCAGCAGCTTCCTGCTGCCCAACAA ctggcaGCTCCAGTTTATTGCGTCTGAATTTCGGGGGCAGCTCCCCAAGCCCTACGGCCCGGGCCCCCTGGCCACGCGGGCCCTCCCCTCCCACATGAATGACCAGAACATGGAGGAGCCGTCCAGATAC GTGGATATCAAGCACTGCCACTACCTGGTGGACCTGGACACTGAGACGGAGGCCCCTCGCGAGCCGCGCTATGCCGCCAACAAGGAGGAGTGGAGCATCGTGGCCTACAAGCCCTTCCTGGACGCTGCCAG GTCTTCTCGCTTGCTCCGGGCGTTCTTTGTCCCGTTCCTGTCGGAGCAGTACACCACTTACAACAGCTACGTCATCCTCAAACCCCGCCGGCCCAAGCAAGCCAGGAAACGGACAcagccctga
- the ufc1 gene encoding ubiquitin-fold modifier-conjugating enzyme 1 isoform X2, translating to MADEATRKAVSEIPLLKTNSGPRDKELWVQRLREEYLALIKYVENNKSADNDWFRLESNKEGTRWFGKCWYIHDLLKYEFDMEFDIPVTYPATAPEVAIPELDGKTAKMYRGGKICLTDHFKPLWARNVPKFGLAHLMALGLGPWLAVEIPDLIAKGLIQHKEQQNSS from the exons ATGGCTGATGAAGCTACTAGGAAAGCGGTGTCAGAGATACCGCTTTTGAAAACCAACTCCGGTCCGAGAGACAAAGAGCTGTGGGTGCAGAGGTTGAGAGAGGAATACTTAGCTCTTATTAAA TATGTCGAGAACAACAAGTCCGCTGATAATGACTGGTTCCGTCTAGAGTCCAACAAGGAGGGCACCAG GTGGTTTGGAAAATGTTGGTACATTCATGACCTGCTGAAGTATGAGTTTGACATGGAATTTGAT ATCCCAGTCACATATCCGGCAACAGCCCCTGAAGTGGCCATCCCAGAATTGGATGGCAAGACAGCCAAGATGTATAG GGGAGGGAAGATTTGTCTTACTGACCACTTCAAGCCCCTGTGGGCCAGGAATGTGCCGAAGTTCGGGCTGGCTCATCTGATGGCTCTTGGG CTGGGGCCCTGGTTGGCTGTTGAGATACCTGACCTGATTGCGAAGGGACTTATTCAACACAAGGAGCAACAGAACAGCAGCTGA
- the gig2p gene encoding grass carp reovirus (GCRV)-induced gene 2p: MSLDFYGWEVTYDDDQHLQAEQVPKSGKLYTMYHGTKVQTARDIIKQGFRQSPDGMLGPGVYISRNQKKAERYPLHSSVNDRVVLKLRVDTGKVKRIDTDNHPMQKTWHSQGYDTAWVPPNCGMRAVPSGLEEDCVWDPNRIEVIDIALAPNTTILAELKGLIAQAKSKPANNGQGSGGTCQICKKATSAHATERCWGCGENICIFMNKHLCKFRS; the protein is encoded by the coding sequence ATGTCCCTCGACTTTTACGGCTGGGAGGTGACTTACGATGACGACCAGCACCTACAGGCAGAACAAGTGCCCAAATCGGGCAAGCTCTACACCATGTATCACGGCACTAAAGTACAGACTGCCCGTGACATCATAAAACAGGGATTCCGCCAGTCTCCCGACGGCATGCTGGGTCCGGGCGTGTATATCAGTCGCAACCAGAAGAAAGCTGAGCGCTATCCTCTTCATTCTTCCGTGAACGACCGGGTTGTTCTGAAGCTGCGTGTGGACACGGGAAAAGTTAAGCGCATCGACACAGACAACCACCCAATGCAGAAAACTTGGCACAGCCAGGGCTACGACACCGCCTGGGTCCCCCCGAACTGCGGCATGCGGGCTGTACCCAGCGGCTTGGAGGAGGACTGCGTCTGGGACCCCAATCGCATTGAGGTGATTGACATCGCCCTGGCACCAAACACCACCATTCTTGCCGAACTGAAAGGTCTCATCGCCCAAGCAAAGAGCAAACCCGCCAACAACGGTCAGGGCTCGGGGGGAACGTGCCAGATCTGCAAGAAGGCGACGTCCGCTCACGCCACGGAGAGGTGCTGGGGCTGTGGAGAAAACATCTGCATCTTCATGAACAAACATTTATGCAAGTTCAGAAGCTGA
- the ufc1 gene encoding ubiquitin-fold modifier-conjugating enzyme 1 isoform X1, which translates to MADEATRKAVSEIPLLKTNSGPRDKELWVQRLREEYLALIKYVENNKSADNDWFRLESNKEGTRWFGKCWYIHDLLKYEFDMEFDLLSHIQIPVTYPATAPEVAIPELDGKTAKMYRGGKICLTDHFKPLWARNVPKFGLAHLMALGLGPWLAVEIPDLIAKGLIQHKEQQNSS; encoded by the exons ATGGCTGATGAAGCTACTAGGAAAGCGGTGTCAGAGATACCGCTTTTGAAAACCAACTCCGGTCCGAGAGACAAAGAGCTGTGGGTGCAGAGGTTGAGAGAGGAATACTTAGCTCTTATTAAA TATGTCGAGAACAACAAGTCCGCTGATAATGACTGGTTCCGTCTAGAGTCCAACAAGGAGGGCACCAG GTGGTTTGGAAAATGTTGGTACATTCATGACCTGCTGAAGTATGAGTTTGACATGGAATTTGAT CTCCTGTCCCATATCCAGATCCCAGTCACATATCCGGCAACAGCCCCTGAAGTGGCCATCCCAGAATTGGATGGCAAGACAGCCAAGATGTATAG GGGAGGGAAGATTTGTCTTACTGACCACTTCAAGCCCCTGTGGGCCAGGAATGTGCCGAAGTTCGGGCTGGCTCATCTGATGGCTCTTGGG CTGGGGCCCTGGTTGGCTGTTGAGATACCTGACCTGATTGCGAAGGGACTTATTCAACACAAGGAGCAACAGAACAGCAGCTGA